Genomic window (Candidatus Angelobacter sp.):
ACTCCGCATGGTCTGCGCCGGCAAGACCGCGCACGTTGCGCGCATACTCGATCAGCGTGTGTTGAAATCCACCGCAGGTGCCAAGAAACGGACGCCGCCGCTCGCGCGCGAATCGGATCGCGTTCAGCGCGCCATCCATGTTTTGGTAAGGGCTCCCCGGGACGCACCAGATGCCGTCGAAGCGTTGCAGTTGCTTCTCCGCGTCGGGAGCCAGGCTTTGCGTGGGCAACCAGGCGGCTTCGATCTCGTGTTTCTCCGCGGTCGCGGCGAACGCCAGCGCCTTGGGAATGGCAACATGCGCGGTCGTCCCCGCGTCGTAATCGCCGACGAGCCCGATCTGGATCTTCGCTCCCGCCTTCAATATGATTGCGATGGCCTTACCTGGTTGACGCCGCGAATCCGCTCAATAACCCGGACTCATGTTCACGCTGACCATTCGCGGGGCGACGCGCGTCAGTTCTTTTCCGGACTTGTCGTAAACGACGCCAAGCAAATGATACGCGCCGGGGGACGCCAGATCGCTCGGCCACTGCGCGACGGCGCGCTTGAAATCGCCCTCAGCCTGAAACGTTTCGACCCTGCCTTCAAACCCGCCCCGCGATTTTCCATTTGTGCCCAGGACCTCGAAGATGACCTTGCCAATTTGCTCCGTTTGGTTTGGCGGGAGCGCCATAAAGGCGGTCACCTGCGGTTTCGAGTTTTGTGTCCAGGCGGTGTCACAACGGACGGGCGTCATCACCGGCCCGCACGCCTTCCAGAAGGACGGTTCCAGCTTCTCAACCAGTTGGATCTTTCCGAGGCTTGCCGGTTGTTGCACCGACAGAGGACTACCGTAAACGAACGATCTAAACACCCGCGGCCCCCCATCGCTGCAACATAATTCGGCGTCAAGCGCGATGACCACGCCCGCCCTGGCCTTGAAGCCGGGAAAATTCGCCCACGGCAGTTTGAATTCGACGTCCATCCCGTGCGCTGTTCGTTGCGCGCCGACTTCGACGCCGATCTTTCTGATTGCTTCGAGATAACCCGGGCGGAGGCAAAAACGGGGCTGGACATTTGTTCCTTTCAGGCCGGTCCAGTAACAATGCACCGCGCCGGGAGAGGCGTTTGTCGGCCACGACAGGCTGCGAAAGTTTCCGTCCTGGCGCGTGTCGAAATACCACTCGACCGCGTCGCCTTCCCAAAGGTGATTGTCGTCTGCAAAATTGGCCGGCGATTCATCGAGCGTGCGCAACCCGGCGTAGAACGCCTCGTCGTCCCACATGTAAAAAAACTGACCGGCGCGGTTGTGCAGCGTCTTCGCATCAAAGCTGAAATACTCGACCGGCGTGCAAAAAGCGTCTTTGAACTCCGAGAGATCGCCGTCGATCCTCATGAGCTTCGGCGCGCGCGTGGCCAGCCCGCGAACGCCTTGGGCGAGCTGGGCCCAAGCCGATCGGGAGAAACACACCAGGAATGCAACCAGCACAAGCGAGCTTTGACGGCGAACGAATCGCGTGATTTTCATGCCGCCATTGAGCCACAGATCAATAGTGGATGGAACACGGATTTTCAAACGGCTCGCTGTCGCGCCGGTCTGTTACCGGCACCCTTTACGACGACGCCGGGAACGGCAGCAGACGGCCGTTTCGCCCGGCGCTTCAGATTTTCAGCTTTCCTCCACAGCCCGGCTTCGTATTTAGTTCACCGCTTCTATGAGTAAAACCGCGTTGTTGTTT
Coding sequences:
- a CDS encoding CTP synthase, producing the protein MKAGAKIQIGLVGDYDAGTTAHVAIPKALAFAATAEKHEIEAAWLPTQSLAPDAEKQLQRFDGIWCVPGSPYQNMDGALNAIRFARERRRPFLGTCGGFQHTLIEYARNVRGLAGADHAESNPAAGMPLIAPLVCVLRGVGGKIRFKPHSRSRQIYGCDEVMEEFNCGYGLNSRYVAIFEEGPLRISGVDGNDEVRVVELDDHTFFVATLFQPERSALRDVAHPLIRAFVKAACAQTSGG